One stretch of Deinobacterium chartae DNA includes these proteins:
- a CDS encoding M24 family metallopeptidase — MDRLGHLRAALAAQGLGGALLTLPAHLQAYAAARVSAGALYVAPVGATLLLDPRYASAWTPRPDTALRPYAHADDFLRALLEVIPGGSRVAVHADTLNYALGKRLEAVGLELVPADTLISGAAAAKTEDEIATLREAARITDRILQDVLSDLRPGVSERTLRAEIDRRLTAEADGPAFGTIVAFGERTALPHAQPGERTLRRGDLVTVDAGATLGGLHADLTYTVAFGPHPVAREWLALTAEALRAAEKVLRAGVSAAELDEAARAPYRAAGLDAFTLRGIGHAVGYELHEAPILREGSAVTVPADTVVTLEPGVYVPGTGGVRLERMLRVTPQGSELLGGPRLEEALA; from the coding sequence GTGGACCGTCTAGGGCACCTGCGCGCCGCCCTAGCAGCCCAGGGCCTCGGCGGCGCACTGCTGACCCTGCCCGCCCACCTGCAGGCCTACGCGGCCGCGCGGGTCTCGGCGGGGGCGCTCTACGTCGCCCCCGTCGGCGCGACGCTGCTGCTCGACCCGCGCTACGCCTCGGCCTGGACGCCGCGTCCGGACACCGCACTGCGCCCTTACGCCCACGCCGATGACTTCCTGCGCGCCCTGCTCGAGGTGATCCCCGGCGGCAGCCGCGTCGCCGTGCACGCAGACACGCTGAACTACGCGCTGGGCAAGCGCCTCGAGGCGGTCGGGCTGGAACTCGTTCCTGCCGACACCCTGATCAGCGGGGCCGCTGCCGCGAAAACCGAGGACGAGATCGCCACCTTGCGCGAAGCCGCGCGCATCACGGACCGGATCCTCCAGGACGTCCTCTCGGACCTGAGGCCCGGGGTGAGCGAGCGCACGCTGCGCGCCGAGATCGACCGCCGCCTCACGGCCGAAGCGGACGGCCCGGCCTTTGGCACCATCGTGGCCTTCGGGGAACGCACCGCCCTGCCGCACGCGCAGCCCGGCGAGCGCACACTGCGGCGCGGCGACTTGGTCACCGTGGACGCCGGAGCGACCCTGGGAGGCCTGCACGCGGACCTCACCTACACGGTGGCGTTCGGGCCCCATCCGGTCGCGCGCGAGTGGCTGGCCCTGACCGCCGAGGCCCTGCGGGCCGCCGAAAAGGTCCTGCGCGCCGGGGTCAGCGCCGCCGAGCTCGACGAGGCCGCCCGCGCTCCCTACCGCGCGGCAGGCTTAGACGCCTTTACCCTGCGTGGCATCGGTCACGCGGTCGGCTACGAACTGCACGAGGCCCCGATCCTGCGCGAAGGCAGCGCGGTCACCGTTCCCGCCGACACGGTCGTGACCCTCGAGCCCGGCGTGTACGTGCCCGGCACGGGCGGCGTGCGCCTCGAGCGCATGCTGCGCGTCACGCCCCAGGGCTCCGAACTGCTCGGTGGACCGCGCCTCGAGGAGGCCCTGGCATGA
- a CDS encoding M24 family metallopeptidase, with amino-acid sequence MSTLAAQKTRQALATLAPGELWIFLTSEGSDPAVPLVFDTALSGRAALMLHPERGAIALCANYDRGHLELHGDYAEIRAYTTSFSEAFTAWLRELAPRVVYLNYSPTDILSDGLTHGQYLLLEALLRESAPQAEIRSSAHHLARVRGVKTLEEVARLRRAIEATQQVYERLRSTLAAGQTEREIQTRMKRIAADLGVTPYLGGHDGPLVCINRVGLAHRGPTDTPLEPGDLLILDTGMATNGYYSDIARTLYVRGPGESDAPAELRAVFAGIYAAISAAAEALRPGTKGFEVDAVARRTLREHGLPELSHATGHQIGRSVHDGGTLLGPAWERYGEAPHLEVLAGQVFTLEPTVVQSPLPSMIVEENVLVTESGMEWLSVRQEELWTV; translated from the coding sequence ATGAGCACACTCGCCGCGCAAAAAACCCGTCAGGCGCTCGCCACGCTCGCCCCGGGCGAGCTGTGGATCTTTCTCACCTCGGAAGGATCCGACCCCGCCGTTCCGCTCGTCTTCGATACGGCCCTGAGCGGGCGCGCCGCGCTGATGCTGCACCCCGAACGCGGCGCCATCGCGCTGTGCGCCAACTACGACCGCGGCCACCTCGAGCTGCACGGCGACTACGCCGAGATCCGCGCCTACACCACCAGCTTCTCCGAAGCGTTCACCGCCTGGCTGCGCGAACTCGCGCCCCGGGTGGTCTACCTCAACTACTCCCCCACCGACATCCTCAGCGACGGTCTCACCCACGGCCAGTACCTGCTCCTCGAGGCCCTGTTGCGCGAAAGTGCGCCGCAGGCCGAGATCCGCTCGAGCGCGCATCACCTCGCCCGCGTGCGCGGCGTCAAGACCCTCGAGGAGGTCGCGCGGCTGCGCCGGGCGATCGAGGCCACCCAGCAGGTCTACGAACGCCTGCGCAGCACCCTGGCCGCAGGCCAGACCGAGCGCGAGATCCAGACGCGCATGAAGCGCATCGCCGCTGACTTGGGTGTGACCCCCTACCTGGGCGGGCACGACGGTCCGCTGGTGTGCATCAACCGCGTGGGCCTCGCGCACCGCGGTCCTACCGACACGCCCCTCGAGCCGGGTGATCTGCTGATCCTCGACACCGGCATGGCCACAAACGGCTACTACTCGGACATCGCCCGCACGCTGTACGTGCGCGGCCCCGGCGAGAGCGACGCCCCGGCCGAACTCCGGGCGGTCTTTGCCGGGATCTACGCCGCCATCAGCGCCGCCGCCGAAGCGCTGCGCCCCGGCACGAAGGGTTTCGAGGTGGACGCGGTCGCCCGCCGCACGCTGCGCGAACACGGTCTGCCCGAGCTGAGCCACGCCACCGGACACCAGATCGGCCGCAGCGTCCACGACGGCGGCACGCTGCTCGGACCCGCCTGGGAACGTTACGGCGAAGCCCCGCACCTCGAGGTCCTCGCCGGGCAGGTCTTTACCCTCGAGCCCACCGTGGTGCAGTCACCGCTTCCCAGCATGATCGTCGAAGAAAACGTGCTGGTTACGGAAAGCGGAATGGAGTGGCTCTCGGTGCGGCAGGAGGAGCTGTGGACCGTCTAG
- a CDS encoding aminotransferase class V-fold PLP-dependent enzyme, with the protein MNLAEFRAQFPGLERCVHLANCSRGALSLPVQAAVTRYLEDWQDQGAPWGLWMQTWERARTRIAQLIGAQPHEIALTDSASSALGAAARSLPPSAGAVVIEERSFPSAYYLADALTRDGYTVRLTRDAAGDTPLERAANALEGAATFLIAHLSFQTGELIDPAPLVALARAAGARVALDGYQALGVVPTDVAALDVDLYLSGSHKYLLGLEGFAFLYVREGLEVSPAAPGWMAADDPLAMNTHARALHRGALRFQTGTPNVAGAYALDASLDLLSRLDPAELLAHVRACVRGVMDTCHALGLEVITPLEAERHAALVSILSPDASAAAASLQRSGIVCSPRGPALRVSFHAYNHAGDLQRVCDWIAQHPHHFRSTEVHA; encoded by the coding sequence ATGAACCTCGCCGAGTTCCGCGCGCAGTTCCCCGGCCTGGAGCGCTGCGTTCACCTCGCCAACTGCTCGAGGGGAGCTTTGAGCCTCCCGGTGCAGGCCGCCGTCACGCGCTACCTCGAGGACTGGCAGGACCAGGGAGCACCCTGGGGCCTGTGGATGCAGACCTGGGAGCGCGCCCGCACCCGCATCGCGCAATTGATCGGGGCGCAGCCGCACGAGATCGCGCTGACCGACTCGGCCAGCAGCGCGCTGGGAGCCGCGGCCCGCTCGCTGCCGCCCTCGGCCGGAGCGGTGGTCATCGAAGAGCGCAGCTTCCCCAGCGCCTACTACCTCGCCGACGCCCTCACGCGCGATGGGTACACGGTGCGCCTCACCCGCGACGCCGCAGGAGATACTCCCTTAGAGCGCGCCGCGAACGCGCTCGAGGGAGCCGCCACCTTCCTCATCGCCCACCTCTCCTTTCAGACCGGCGAGCTGATCGACCCGGCCCCGCTGGTCGCCCTGGCGCGCGCAGCGGGAGCGCGGGTGGCGCTCGACGGCTACCAGGCCCTGGGCGTGGTCCCCACCGACGTCGCGGCCCTGGACGTGGACCTGTACCTCAGCGGCTCGCACAAGTACCTGCTGGGCCTCGAGGGCTTCGCCTTCTTGTACGTGCGCGAGGGCCTCGAGGTCAGTCCGGCCGCGCCCGGCTGGATGGCCGCCGACGACCCGCTGGCCATGAACACGCACGCGCGCGCCCTGCACCGCGGAGCCCTGCGCTTTCAGACCGGCACGCCCAACGTCGCCGGAGCGTACGCCCTGGACGCCTCGCTGGACCTGCTGTCCCGCTTAGACCCCGCCGAACTGCTCGCACACGTGCGCGCCTGCGTGCGCGGCGTGATGGATACCTGCCACGCGCTCGGCCTCGAGGTCATCACACCGCTCGAGGCCGAGCGCCACGCCGCCCTGGTCTCGATCCTCTCCCCCGACGCCTCGGCGGCCGCCGCGTCCCTGCAGCGCAGCGGCATCGTCTGCAGCCCGCGCGGCCCGGCGCTGCGCGTCTCGTTTCACGCCTACAACCACGCGGGCGACCTCCAGCGCGTCTGCGACTGGATCGCACAGCACCCTCACCACTTCCGTTCCACCGAGGTTCACGCATGA
- a CDS encoding S41 family peptidase has translation MKRLLTLTACLVVLGLPARAASPALEVFDAMSRTLGAHYAGTSPVNRDELIQRYRGRLEELCSSRKDACSAEVAYPLIDLALIELGDPHTFLLRPSEVAHDDELYRGEFTWSLGWQLARVPELAGWVVTDLAEGGAAARAGIRRGDLVLERDLSPEARDALENGALPNQQPIPLTVQVARGGTARELTLRPRRARGPLMPSLRFVGSAAVLRIPTFSGSLDIAQNVHDLVRRAQLAGKTALIIDLRDNPGGLDVQCSSATTALIGRFSRTERARRLTLEAHLEAGQYLKARHPRTPGGARVGHLTYAIGRPALWTGPLAVLVNAQSASCSEFLATEVQRAQRGPVVGERTAGLANSLAGVYDLPGGAALQVTERLLSRSDGTTYPQTVWPDLEIADDLAELARSGRDVALERALEAVRK, from the coding sequence TTGAAGCGTCTGCTGACCCTGACCGCCTGCCTCGTGGTCCTCGGGCTCCCGGCCCGCGCGGCCTCTCCCGCCCTCGAGGTATTCGACGCGATGAGCCGCACCCTCGGTGCCCACTACGCGGGCACCTCGCCGGTCAACCGGGATGAGCTGATCCAACGCTACCGTGGACGCCTCGAGGAGCTGTGCTCCTCGAGGAAAGACGCCTGCAGCGCCGAAGTGGCCTATCCCCTGATCGATCTGGCCCTCATCGAGCTCGGGGACCCGCACACCTTCTTGTTGCGCCCGTCCGAGGTGGCGCACGACGACGAGCTGTACCGCGGCGAGTTCACCTGGTCGCTGGGCTGGCAGCTCGCCCGGGTTCCCGAGCTGGCCGGCTGGGTGGTGACCGATCTGGCCGAAGGCGGTGCCGCCGCCCGCGCAGGCATCCGCCGTGGGGATCTGGTGCTCGAGCGCGACCTGAGTCCCGAGGCCCGCGACGCCCTGGAAAACGGGGCCCTGCCGAACCAGCAGCCCATCCCGCTGACCGTTCAGGTCGCGCGTGGCGGGACCGCGCGCGAGTTGACCCTGCGCCCACGCCGCGCGCGCGGCCCCCTGATGCCCAGCCTGCGTTTCGTCGGCAGCGCGGCGGTGCTGCGGATTCCCACCTTCTCGGGCAGCCTGGACATCGCCCAGAACGTGCACGACCTGGTGCGTCGCGCCCAACTGGCCGGCAAGACCGCGCTGATCATCGACCTGCGCGATAACCCGGGCGGCTTAGACGTGCAGTGCAGCAGCGCCACCACCGCTTTGATCGGCCGTTTCAGCCGCACCGAACGCGCACGCCGCCTGACCCTCGAAGCACACCTCGAGGCGGGGCAGTACCTCAAGGCCCGCCACCCGCGCACGCCCGGCGGTGCGCGGGTCGGCCACCTCACTTACGCAATCGGGCGTCCGGCGCTGTGGACCGGACCCCTGGCCGTGCTGGTCAACGCCCAGTCCGCCTCGTGCAGCGAGTTTCTGGCGACCGAGGTGCAGCGCGCCCAGCGCGGACCGGTGGTCGGCGAACGCACCGCGGGTCTGGCAAATTCGCTGGCCGGCGTGTACGACCTGCCCGGGGGCGCGGCCCTGCAGGTCACCGAACGGCTGCTGTCACGCAGCGACGGAACCACCTACCCGCAGACCGTCTGGCCGGACCTCGAGATCGCAGATGACCTGGCCGAACTGGCCCGCAGCGGGCGCGATGTGGCGCTCGAACGTGCCCTCGAGGCAGTCCGCAAGTAA
- a CDS encoding ABC transporter substrate-binding protein: MRRHTLLAAALTAGIISGIAYGQSCPKVGGTVTLAQNSEPGNLNPLIFPTTYDTNIQELVFNALVKPTGDLDYEGDLADSWTFSKDKKTITFKLNRKATWHDGKPVTARDVAFTFTSLADPKYNGGSYSEVQGIRGAVAYHDGKAKSVSGIRVVDDYTISITTDKVYAPILATLAGIRILPEHIYGKVPVENWQKDATNRNPVGSGPFVFKTFRSGELIELEANKNYFEGRPCLDRIIVRFGDANTMLAALVKGEVDAAPVPVPSVATVKSNPKLKLTTVNQLSFDYVGTNLRNPVLADPAVREAMAYAINRDAMVKGLMGGYGTVVDTVFPKSHWAYPKNVERIPYDPALARKTLEAAGWKLSGNTRSKAGKTLKFRLFYTTGNPVRERSAALIQANLRQVGIQVDLQAMDFPTLVTYLLPKDAKGTPRAVRASDFDLFILGFGIERDPSEYLSYFVPSDQPPNGYNFTGYTAKDGGDLLRAGQETVDTAQRRSLYNRFGLLMRKQLPWIPLTQPQALYAHQPRLHNFAPDIRGVNVNVTQWWVE, encoded by the coding sequence ATGCGTAGACACACCCTGCTCGCCGCCGCCCTTACCGCCGGGATCATCTCCGGCATCGCCTACGGTCAGTCCTGCCCCAAGGTAGGCGGCACCGTGACGCTGGCCCAGAACAGCGAGCCCGGCAACCTCAACCCCCTGATCTTCCCGACCACCTACGACACCAACATTCAGGAACTGGTGTTCAACGCGCTGGTCAAGCCGACCGGGGACCTCGACTACGAGGGAGACCTGGCCGACTCGTGGACCTTTTCCAAGGACAAGAAGACCATCACCTTCAAGCTGAACCGCAAGGCGACCTGGCACGACGGCAAGCCGGTCACCGCCCGCGACGTGGCCTTCACCTTCACCTCGCTGGCCGACCCCAAGTACAACGGCGGTTCGTACAGCGAAGTTCAGGGCATCCGGGGCGCGGTTGCCTACCACGACGGCAAGGCCAAGAGCGTCAGCGGCATCCGGGTGGTGGACGACTACACCATCAGCATCACCACCGACAAGGTGTACGCCCCGATCCTGGCGACCCTGGCCGGCATCCGGATTCTGCCCGAGCACATCTACGGCAAGGTCCCGGTCGAGAACTGGCAGAAAGACGCCACCAACCGCAACCCCGTAGGCAGCGGCCCTTTCGTGTTCAAGACCTTCCGCAGCGGCGAACTGATCGAACTCGAGGCCAACAAGAACTACTTCGAGGGCCGCCCCTGCCTTGACCGCATCATCGTGCGCTTCGGTGACGCCAACACCATGCTGGCCGCGCTGGTCAAGGGCGAGGTGGACGCCGCGCCGGTCCCGGTTCCCAGCGTCGCTACGGTCAAGAGCAACCCCAAGCTCAAGCTCACCACCGTCAACCAGCTCTCGTTCGACTACGTCGGCACCAACTTGCGCAACCCGGTGCTGGCCGACCCGGCGGTGCGCGAGGCCATGGCCTACGCGATCAACCGCGACGCGATGGTCAAGGGCTTGATGGGCGGCTACGGCACCGTGGTTGACACGGTGTTCCCCAAGTCGCACTGGGCCTACCCCAAGAACGTCGAGCGCATCCCGTACGATCCCGCCCTGGCGCGCAAGACCCTCGAGGCGGCCGGCTGGAAGCTCTCGGGCAACACCCGCAGCAAGGCCGGAAAAACCCTGAAGTTCCGCCTGTTTTACACCACCGGCAACCCGGTACGCGAGCGCAGCGCGGCCCTGATCCAGGCGAACCTGCGCCAGGTTGGCATCCAGGTAGACCTGCAGGCCATGGACTTCCCGACCCTGGTCACCTACCTGCTGCCCAAGGACGCCAAGGGCACCCCGCGCGCGGTGAGGGCCAGCGACTTTGACCTGTTCATCCTGGGCTTCGGAATCGAGCGCGATCCCAGCGAGTACCTGTCGTACTTCGTACCCAGCGACCAGCCGCCGAACGGCTACAACTTCACCGGCTACACCGCCAAGGACGGCGGCGACCTGCTGCGCGCCGGGCAGGAGACCGTGGACACCGCCCAGCGCCGGTCGCTGTACAACCGCTTTGGCCTGCTGATGCGCAAGCAGCTGCCCTGGATCCCGCTGACCCAGCCGCAGGCCCTGTACGCCCATCAGCCGCGCCTGCACAACTTCGCTCCGGACATCCGCGGCGTGAACGTCAACGTCACCCAGTGGTGGGTGGAGTAA
- a CDS encoding DUF3830 family protein, giving the protein MLLTFRFGDEVLRADLDPANAPRTCEALTGALVEPVRIRVKHAMFTGPEMSMQLPHDRYAHLLEVPQEAATILPQPGQVLFTPLPAYVWPGARTPILDLGLYYGPHARTFFPVGWLPGNAFARVRPEDFEAMRRIGAGLLDTGARDVELTVQGR; this is encoded by the coding sequence ATGCTGCTGACCTTCCGCTTCGGCGACGAGGTTCTGCGGGCGGACCTGGACCCCGCAAACGCCCCGCGCACCTGCGAGGCCCTGACCGGGGCGCTGGTGGAACCGGTCCGCATTCGGGTGAAGCACGCCATGTTCACCGGGCCCGAGATGTCCATGCAGCTGCCGCACGACCGTTACGCCCACCTCCTCGAGGTTCCGCAGGAGGCCGCCACCATCTTGCCGCAGCCCGGGCAGGTGCTGTTCACCCCGCTCCCCGCCTACGTGTGGCCGGGGGCGCGCACCCCCATCTTGGATCTGGGCCTGTACTACGGCCCGCACGCCCGGACCTTTTTCCCGGTCGGCTGGCTGCCCGGCAACGCTTTTGCCCGGGTCCGCCCGGAAGACTTTGAGGCGATGCGCCGCATCGGAGCCGGCCTGCTCGACACCGGGGCCCGAGACGTGGAACTTACGGTTCAGGGCCGCTGA
- a CDS encoding M24 family metallopeptidase, which translates to MFVTTEGSDPAVPLVFDTQVVGRAAFLIDAHGPKALVSRIDAGHLELHSPHLEVRSYARDYTEALEAWLRELAPRVVYLNYSEDDALCDGLTYGQYLNTERSIRRALPHARIESSAEHLTRVRSLKTPEELRRLQRAIDLTVELYARLTPRLRVGMTERQVQAEMNAIAAELGTRPDTGDFGGPLVLINRVGMSHRAPTDTPLEPGDLLILDTALEFEGYYSDIARTYYVLREGESGPPEREQAVFNAIYGAIDAAFAAVRPGVPGHTVDAAARQHLLGLGYPEIQHSTGHQIGRRVHDGGAMLGPQWDPARKAPRLPLEAGQVFTLEPTVLMTPLPSMIVEENLLVTEEGAVYLNPRQDHLWTV; encoded by the coding sequence ATGTTCGTCACCACCGAGGGCTCTGACCCTGCCGTTCCGCTCGTTTTCGACACCCAGGTGGTCGGCAGGGCCGCCTTCCTGATCGACGCTCACGGCCCCAAGGCGCTCGTCTCGCGCATCGACGCCGGCCACCTCGAGCTGCACAGCCCCCACCTCGAAGTCCGCAGCTACGCCCGCGACTACACCGAGGCCCTCGAGGCGTGGCTGCGTGAGCTCGCACCCCGGGTGGTCTACCTCAACTACTCCGAGGACGACGCGCTGTGCGACGGCCTCACCTACGGCCAGTACCTGAACACCGAGCGCAGCATCCGCCGCGCCCTGCCGCACGCACGCATCGAGAGCAGTGCCGAGCACCTCACCCGGGTGCGCTCGCTCAAGACCCCCGAGGAACTGCGCCGACTGCAGCGCGCCATCGACCTCACCGTGGAACTGTACGCCCGGCTCACCCCCCGCCTGCGCGTCGGCATGACCGAACGCCAGGTGCAAGCCGAGATGAACGCCATCGCCGCCGAGCTCGGCACCCGCCCGGACACGGGCGACTTCGGCGGACCGCTGGTCCTGATCAACCGGGTCGGTATGAGCCACCGCGCTCCCACCGACACACCCCTCGAGCCGGGTGACCTGCTGATCCTCGATACCGCCCTCGAGTTCGAAGGATATTACTCGGACATCGCCCGCACCTACTACGTCCTGCGCGAGGGCGAGAGCGGCCCGCCCGAGCGTGAACAGGCCGTGTTCAACGCGATTTACGGCGCCATCGACGCCGCCTTTGCCGCCGTGCGCCCCGGCGTTCCCGGCCACACGGTGGACGCCGCCGCCAGACAGCACCTGCTTGGTCTCGGCTACCCCGAGATCCAGCACTCCACCGGACATCAGATCGGCCGCCGCGTCCACGACGGCGGCGCCATGCTCGGACCGCAGTGGGATCCCGCCCGCAAAGCCCCGCGCCTGCCCCTCGAGGCCGGACAGGTCTTTACCCTCGAGCCCACCGTGCTGATGACCCCCCTGCCCAGCATGATCGTCGAGGAAAACCTGCTGGTCACCGAAGAGGGGGCCGTGTACCTCAATCCACGCCAGGATCACCTGTGGACCGTGTAA
- a CDS encoding NAD(P)/FAD-dependent oxidoreductase → MNTPYDVLIIGAGIVGACAALELTRRGQRVAVLEAEGPARGITRWCPGGVRQQWSSDLNVQLVRDSLPFFREIHTLDPALRFEDCGYLFVTHTEQGVEHMRQLVEHQRCNGVNARLLTPDEVRALCPHLSDPSVTAASYGPDDGFVNDPIGLTRAILEAALRGGATLIAERATALTLEGGRVVGARTEQREWRATVTVLAAGHGARELAASAGLDLPLHAEERRLHFLTGLPAADFCTTFVASLEKRWAGKQIGESFYMSYLGELPEDDATFRELTFQQGEQLLPGVRQLQTTRVVHGFYSSTPDFQAIVDAPSELPGLVLSVGFNGNGFMMAPANARLVAALALGETPPYDHGDYRLARFTGEVRRETAVI, encoded by the coding sequence ATGAACACCCCCTACGACGTCTTGATCATCGGCGCCGGCATCGTCGGCGCCTGCGCCGCCCTCGAACTTACCCGCAGGGGGCAGCGCGTCGCGGTCCTCGAGGCCGAAGGCCCCGCGCGCGGCATCACCCGCTGGTGCCCGGGCGGGGTACGCCAGCAGTGGTCTTCGGACCTGAACGTGCAACTGGTGCGCGACAGCCTGCCGTTTTTCCGCGAGATCCACACGCTCGACCCGGCGCTGCGCTTCGAGGACTGCGGTTACCTGTTCGTGACCCACACCGAGCAGGGCGTGGAGCACATGCGCCAGCTGGTCGAGCACCAGCGCTGCAACGGCGTCAACGCCCGGCTGCTCACGCCCGACGAGGTGCGCGCGCTGTGCCCGCACCTGAGTGACCCCTCGGTCACGGCGGCCAGCTACGGCCCCGACGATGGCTTCGTGAACGACCCGATCGGCCTGACCCGCGCGATCCTCGAGGCCGCACTTCGGGGCGGAGCGACCCTGATCGCCGAGCGGGCCACCGCGCTGACGCTCGAGGGCGGCCGGGTGGTGGGCGCTCGCACCGAGCAGCGCGAATGGCGCGCCACAGTCACGGTGCTGGCCGCCGGACACGGAGCGCGGGAACTCGCGGCCAGCGCCGGGCTCGACCTGCCGCTGCACGCCGAGGAGCGCCGCTTGCACTTCCTCACGGGCCTGCCCGCCGCGGACTTCTGCACCACCTTCGTGGCCTCGCTCGAGAAGCGCTGGGCGGGCAAGCAGATCGGCGAGAGCTTCTACATGAGCTACCTGGGCGAGCTGCCCGAGGACGACGCGACCTTCCGCGAGCTGACCTTCCAGCAGGGAGAGCAGCTGCTGCCCGGCGTGCGCCAGCTCCAGACCACGCGGGTGGTACACGGCTTTTACAGCTCCACGCCGGACTTCCAGGCCATCGTGGACGCCCCTTCGGAGCTGCCGGGGCTGGTGCTCAGCGTGGGATTCAACGGCAACGGCTTCATGATGGCGCCGGCCAACGCCCGGCTGGTGGCCGCGCTGGCCCTGGGCGAGACCCCGCCCTACGACCACGGCGATTACCGCCTCGCGCGCTTCACCGGCGAGGTGCGCCGCGAAACGGCGGTGATCTGA